GGGGATGCTCGCCCAGGACACGGTGTTCGAGCGGCCCGACCGTACGGCCCAGGACACGTATGTGCTGGCACTGGGCCCCGAGCGGGCCGACGCTGTCCCGCTGTCGTCGCTCGGCCTGGTCCACGCGACCGACCTGGACAAGCCCGTGGGCACCCTGTCCGTCGGGCAGCGTCGACGGCTCGCGCTCGCGCTCCTGGTGGCCCGTCCGCCCCAGCTGCTCCTGCTCGACGAGCCGACCAACCACCTCTCCCCACGCCTGTGCGACGAACTGGAGGAGGCGATGGCCCCCGCGCGGGGCTCATCGGAAGCCGACTCCGACGCCGACTCCGACCCCGGTCCCCGGATCGGAGCGATCGTCGTCGCGAGCCACGACCGCTGGCTGCGGCGGCGGTGGGAGGGGCGCACGCTCAGGCTGCCGGTGTAGCGGCACGTCGGTGACCTTCGTTGCGGGACGCGGAGGTCACCTGTCAGGATGGTGACGTGAATCTCGACCACGTCTTCGTCTGCGGACACCCGGCCCTCGACTTCGCGGCCACGCTCCGCGCACGACGTTCCGCCCGGTTCGAGATGTTCGTGACCCCGGAGCGGCTCAACGCCTGGTACCTGGAGTCCGGAATCGTGGACGCGATCACACCCGCGGACGAGAGTGACGTGCGGGCGGCGACGACCGTGCGCGAGGCGGTGTACCGGCTCCTGGCCGACCGCCGCATCGGCGACGGCTTCGACCCCGAGGCGCTCGCCGTCCTCAACGCCGCCGCCCGCCGGACCCCCGTGACACCCCAACTCTCCCTGGCCGGCCGGCACAACGAGGCGACGCCTGACGAGGCCCTCGCGACAGTGGCCCGCCTGGCCGTCGAACTGCTCGGCGGCCCGGACGTCCCGCTGCTCAAGGAGTGCGGCAACCCCGAGTGCACACGGGTCTACGTCGACCGCTCCCGCGGCATGCGGCGCCAGTGGTGCGGCATGGAGTCCTGCGGCAACAAGATCAAGGCCGCCGCGTACCGCGCGCGGAAGAAGACCGTGGCGTGACGCGCCCCGTCTTGAGGTGACGGTCGAGGGCCGCCGTGAGCGCCGCCATCGCCGCGGCGGCCAGGGCGAAGCTGCCGCAGACGAGGCTCACGGACCCCACCCATGCGGCGGGCCTGTCGAACAACGCGGCGGAGAGCCGCACCCCCGCGCCCAGCGCGCCCGCCCCGGCGGCGAGCAGCCACGTGCCGGGGGTGAGCGCACTCCAGACGTCACCGGCGGCCGCGGAGCGCGCGATGCGCAGGACGACGCGCCCGGCGAGCACGGCACCGGCGAGTGGCGCGACGATGGCCACCCCCAGCAGGAGCAGCACGGGAAGAACCCACATGGCGGGGTCCTCGGACGAAAGGATCATGACTGTAGGACAGCGCGAGGGGCGCGAAGGTTGCCCGGTCGCTCGGGTCACGTCATGCATCACGGCGGACCGCTTGCTGTCCGCCGTGATGCACGGGGGACCGCTCGCTACCCCAGCACCGCCTGCAGATCCAGCCGCTTGACGTCGAGCTTGCGGTAGATCCTGGTCAGGTGCTGCTCGACAGTGCTGACCGTGACGTACAGCTTGCGGGAGATCTCGCGGTTGGTGAACCCGTCGGCGGCCAGCTCGGCCACGCGTCGTTCGGCGTCGGTCAGCTCGGCGTCCGGTTCGGCTCGGCCGGGCGCGGGCGCGGGTGGGGGCGGTGACGCGTGGCCACCGGCCACGGGCGGAGGTGTGTTGCCGCCCCAGCGCCGGGAGAGGAGTTCGGCCTTGCGGGCGAGCAGCCGCGCGCGTTCCGTCTCACCCCCTTCCCGTACGGCCTGGCTCTGCTCGGCCACGGCCCGCGCCAGCTCGAAGACGTCACCGGCGCCCCTGAGCACGGCGACGGCCTCGTCGAGCAGCTCGATGCGGTCCGGGCCGGGTGAGGTGGCGGCACGCAGGCGCAGCGTCATGCCCCAGGTGCGGCCGTCGGCCGGAGCGGGCAATGTCATCTGTTCGTCCACGAGTTGGCGGGCGAGGAGGGACTCACCGAGGGCCAGGTACGCCTCCGCGGCGCCGAGCCGCCACGGTTCCGCCGCGGGCACGTCGACGCCCCAGCTGCTCATCCGCGTACCGCAGGCGTAGAAGTCGCACAGGGCGGCGTAGTGGCAGCCGGTTGCCAGGTGGTAGCGGCCGCGCGCGGCCAGGTAGTGCAGTCCGGTGCGGGTCTGGAACACCGCCTGGGGCACGGGCCGTTCGAGGAGGGCCGCGGCGCCGTCGACGTCTCCGAGGGCGGCCTTGGCCTGTACGGCGGCCGCGAGCGGAAGGCCGATCGCGGCGCCCCAGCCCTTGGGGCCGAGCATGTCGAGCGCGGTGGTGGCGCGCTGTTGCGCCGCGGCCGGGTCTCCCTGGCGCAGGTGGATGAAGGCACGCCAGGCGGTGAACCAGGCCTGCCAGGTGGGGCTTTCGCGCTCGCCGGCCTGGGCGATGAGCCCGTCGCACCAGGCCGCCGCCCGGTGCGGCCGGTCGCGGTAGGCGAGCGTGGCGAGGGCGGCGGTCTGCACGGCGACGGTGCGGGGGCCGAGGCGGTAGCGGTTGAGGGTGCGTTCGGCCGCGTCGACCGCGTCGGACGGATCGCTCTCGCCGCCGTGCAACAGGTCGTGCATAAGGGTGCCCGCGCCCTGCAGTTCGGGGGTGGCCGCCGGTGGGGCGGAGCGCTGCGCGGCCAGTACGCCGGACCCCAGGCGCTCCTTGACGTGTCCGGGGTAGAGGTAGGCGCCCCAGAGCCACGGGGTGTCGAGATCCGCGGCGTTCGCGGGCGGCGCACCGGCCGGGTTAGGCCCGGCGAGCGCACAGATCGCGTCCAGCCCTTCGTCGACGCGCCCGTGCCAGAAGAGGTGGGTGGGGAGGGTGAGGGGGAGGGGGGTGGGTGGGAAGGTGGTCGGGGGTGCCGTGCGGTCGGGGAGGTGGCGTAGGACCTTCGCGGGGTCCAGGCGCCATTCCGCGTCGGCGAGCGCTCCCACGATCGCGGCCTGTTGTGTGGCGCCCCGGCACCGCCGGTACGCGGCGCGCAGGTATGCGACGCCCACCTCCACCCGGTCGTCCTCCAGGGCGAGTTGAGCCGCCTCCTCGAAGACGGGCACCGCCCACGGCGTGTCCGACCGGTCGGCGGCGACGAGGTGGGCGGCCACCTCGTCGGCCGGTGCGCCCTCTTCGTGCAGCAGGGCGGCCACCCGCCCGTGCAGCGCGCGGCGTTCCTCCGTCGGCATCCCGTCCAGGACCGCCGCCCCGAACGCCGGGTGGCACAGCCGCCCCTCGTGCAGCACCTCCGCGACGGTCAGCTGGTGCACGGCGCGGGCCACGGAGGCGGCGTCCACGTCGAGGAGCCGGCCCAGCGGGAACGGGCAGGCCTGCTCCCCCAACACGGCTACGGCACGGGCGACTTCGGTGACCGGAGCCTCGTGCCGGTAGAGGAACCCGAGCACCGCCCGCCCGAACGCCTCGCCCGCGCGGCCCGTCGTCCGGTGGTCGTCCGCAAGCGCGTGGACGAGGAGCGGATGGCCCGCGCTCATACCGTGGACGACGGGCGTGAGGTCCTGGGCCGTCTCCCGGTCGAATCGCCGAGCCAGTACGGCTCCCACTCCCGCCTTCGACAGCGGCTCGACACGGATGCGCCGCAGCGCGGGCTCGTGCGCGAACTCACTCCCGAGCAGGGCGTTGTCCGCCGTCTGATGGACGTACTCGGTGAACAGCACATGCAGCCGCGCCGAGCGCAGCCTGCGCACCACGTACAGGAGGCACTGCAGTGAGGCCGCGTCGGCGTGGTGCGCGTCGTCGACGGCGATCAGGACGGGCCGCTCGGCGACGAGACCGCGCAGCGCCTCGCAGAGCCCGCGGAGCGCGGGGGCGTGCGGAGTGGCCGAGGGGGGAACGTGCGTGGGCGAGACCCTGGACGCGTCGGGCTGCGTCGTGGGCGGGGCGGGTGCGGAAGCGGCGGCTTCGTCGCACCACGCCAGCGTACGTTCGGCGGTGTCGGCGGGCAGTTCCGGGCAGCAGCGCACCAGTTGCTCCAGGACGCCGAGGGGCAGGTCGCGCTCGGCCCGGCAGGCCGTGGCGGTCAGCACCAGCGCGTCGCGCGCGACCCGTTCCGTCCACGCCCGCAGCACCGCGGTCTTGCCGGTGCCGACCGCTCCGCCGAGCACCACGAGGCTGCCGCGGGTGCCCTCCGCGCCTTCGTACGCGCTCCGCAGGGCGGCCAACTCCCCGGCTCGTTCCACCAGTTCGACCCGTTCCAGCAGCTCGACCCGTTCCACCGGTTCGACCCCGGCGGAGCAGGCGTCGCGCGTCACCGCGTGCCCCACTCGCGGTCGATCAGCGCGAACATGTCGTCGGCGCTCGCGGCCGTCAGGTCGTCCGCCTCGCCCTGCCCGTCCTCGTCGGCGGGGGCCGCGGCGGCGTCCGGCTGCTTCCACAGGAGGGTCTGAAGGCGCCGGATCAGACCCTTGCGGCGGGGATCGTCCACCGCGAGTCCGGCGAGGGCCTCCTCCAGATCGTCCAGGTGCCCGGCCACGGGGAGCTCGCCCGCGCCGCCGTCGGGCAGGACCCTGTCCAGCAGGTGTTCGGCGAGGGCGCGAGGCGTCGGATAGTCGTAGACCAGCGTGGCGGGCAGCCTCAGCCCCGTGGCGGCGCGCAGCCGGTTGCGCAGCTCCACCACGACGAGGGAGTCGAAGCCCAGGTCCTTGAAGGCCCTCTCCGGCTCGACCTCCTGCCCCGGCTCGTACCGCAGCACGCCCGCGACCTGCTCGCGGACCACGTCGAGGAGCCGCCCGGCCCGCTCCCGCACGGGCAGCGCGGCCAGTTCGCGCCGCAGCGCGGAGGCGTTCTCGGCGCTTTCGGCGCCGTCCGCGGAGGCATCGACGATCCGCCGGGCCGCGGGAACCTCTTCGAGCAGCCGGGTCGGGCGGGCCAGCGTGAACAGCGGCGCGAACCGTTCCCATTCGATGTCGGCGACCAGGCTGTGCCCCCGGCCCGCGTCGAGCACGGCGTGCAGCGCGCCGAGCGCCAACTGGGGTTCCAGGGGCGGCAGTCCCTGGCGCCGGGACAGCCCGGCCGCGCCGCGTGCCAGGTCCCCGTCCTCCGGCAGATCCCAGATGCCCCAGCCCACGGAGACGGTTCGGGGCCCCTCCCCCGCACCGCCGTGCCGCTGCGCCAGCGCGTCGAGATAGGCGTTGGCGGCGGCGTACGCGCCGTGCTCCCTGCTGCCGAGCGTGGCGGCCACGGAGGAGAAGTACAGCACGGTCTCGACTTCCCCGGGCCACGCCACGGACCCGGCGGCGGCCGCCAGGTCGCCCAGCTCCATGGCCTGGGCCGTGGCCGCGTCGAGCGCGTCGGGCGTGACGTCGGCGAGGGGGGCGAGCTCGCCGGGGAGGGAGGTGTGGATGACGGTTCGTATGTGTACGTCTGTGAGCTCGGCGAGGGCGCGGGGCAGGTCCTGGCTCCGACCAAGACCATGGCTACGGCTGTCGCTGTGGCTGTGGCTGTGGCCTTCGTACGGGACGCGCAGCAGCGTGAACTGGCAACCGTGCGCCTCGACTTCGGCTGCGAGCTCGCCGTCCCGGTCGTCCTGTCGGCCTCCGCGACCGTCGTCGGGGGCCGTGTCCAGCAGTACGACGTGTGCGGCGCCGGACGCGGCGAGCCACCGCACGACCTGTTCCGTCAGTCGGCTGACGCCGCCCGTGACCAGGACGGCACCTTCCGGGGGCCGGCCCCCGGTCGTCTCGTCGCCGATCGGCGCATCGGGCACCAGGCGTCGGCCGAGGACACCACCGCGACGCAGCGCGACCTGGTCCTCGCCGCTGTCCCCGCACAGCACCGCGTAAAGGGCGGCGGGGTCGAGTGTGTCCGGGTCGGCGGGCAGGTCCAGCAGCCCGCCCCACAGCTCCGGATGCTCCAGGGCGGCCACCCGGCCGAACCCCCAGACGGGCGCCTGTTCCGGGGAGACCACCGGGTCGGTGTCGCCGCACGACACGGCACCCCGGGTGGCGCACCAGAGGGGCACCTCGACCGCGGCGTCGATGAGGCCTTGGAGCAGCGCCAGGGAGGCGGAGGCGCCGGGCGACCCGCGGCGGGCGTCGGCGTTCGTACCGTCGTCGAGCGCCAGCAAGGAGAGCACCCCCGCGAGGGATGTGTCGTCGCCCGCGCACGTCGACTGCCACGAGCGGACGAGCTCGGCCAGCTCCGCGCGCCCGGTACCCGGCCCGACCTCGACGAGGCTCACCGGCACACCTGTCTCCTCCAGCGCCCGGACGCACGTACGCGACCAGGTGTCAGCCGCACCTTCGGCGGCCAGGACCAGCCAGGCTCCGCCGGTGCCCGGCGCGGGCGTCGGCAGGTCCACGCGCCGCCAGTCGACCCGGTACCGCCAGGCGTCGACGGTCGACCGGTCCCGCCGCTCGCGCCGCCATACGGACAGCGCCGGGAACACCGTCTCCAGGGCGGCCCGGTGCGCGTCGTCCTTCAGGTGCAGGGTGTCGCAGAGGGACTGGACGTCCGCGCCCTCGACTGCCGCCCAGAACCCGGCCTCTTCGCCGTCCGACACAGCCGCGACCGTGGGCACCGCGACGTCGGCGAGCCAGAAGCGCCGCCCCTGGAAGGGGTAGGTGGGCAGGTCGACGGTGCGGGGCGGCGGATCGGACGGGAACCAGCCGGACCAGTCCACCGTGATCCCGGCCGTATGAAGGCGTGCCATGGCGTGCCCGAAGGCGACATCGTCCGGCAGGTCCGAGCGGAGGGAAGCGGTGACGACGGGCTCGAAGCCACCTTGCGGGTCGGCGAGGTCGGCCAGGTCGTCGAGGGTGTGCTGGGCGGCGGTGACCAGGACGGGAGCGGGGCCCAGTTCCACGAACACCCCTGCTCGGTCCGCCACTTGGGCGATCGCGGGCTGGAAGAGGACTGCCTGCCGCACGTGCTTGGCCCAGTACTCCGGAGCGGTGATCTCGGCCTCGGCTTGCTTGCCCGTGACATTGCTGATCAGCGGAACCTTCGGCGCGCAGAACTCCACACCACGTATCGCCTCGGTGAACTCATCGAGCATCGGCTCCATCAACACCGAATGGAACGCGTGACTGACCGACAACGCCTTGGTCTTACGCCCCTTCTCCCTCCAGAACCCAACGATCCTCTCGACCTGGTCAACAGGGCCCGAAATGACGGTGGAATCAGGTGTATTAACCGCAGCGACACTCACCGCAGAGTCCTCAAGACTCGCCGCCAACTCCTCCGGCGTCGCCTGCACCGCACACATCGCACCACCCTCAGGCAACCCACCCATCAACCGAGCACGCGCCCCCACCACCCGACACGCATCCGCCAAACCAAAAACACCCGCGACATACGCCGCCGCAACCTCCCCGATGGAATGCCCGACCACCACATCCGGCCGCACCCCCACCGACTCCCACAACCTGGCCAGACCCACCTGAAGCGCAAACAACCCAGCCTGCGCCCACATCGTGTGATCCAACCGCTCCCGCGGCCCCCCGAACACAACCTCCCGAACCGAACCACCCAACTCCACATCCAGCAGCCCACACACCTCATCAAAGGCGCCAGCGAACACAGGGAACCGCTCATACAAACCAGCCCCCATCCCCACCACCTGACTGCCCTGCCCACTGAACAACCAGACCGTGTCCCTACCCGCACCGACCGGCACCGGAGGCGGCCCCACCAGTGCCGGGTGCGGTTGCTCCGCAGCCAGCGCCTCAAGGCCGGCCGTCAGCTCGGCGCGGTCCGCTCCCAGCACGACGGCCCGGCGTTCGTGCAGCGCACGCGTGCGGAGCAGCGACCAACCGGTGTCGACGGGATCGGACGGAGCGGATGGATCGGATGGATCGGCCGTTTCAGCGGCCCGTTCGGCGAGAGCGCGAGCCTGCGCCCTCAGCGCTTCCCTGCTGCGCGCCGAGACCACCCACGGCACCACGAGACCGCCTTGCCGGGGCCCGGCGCTTTCGGTGGTGGTGGGTGCGGGGGCCTGTTCCAGGATGAGGTGGGCGTTGGTGCCGCTGATGCCGAAGGAGGAGACGCCCGCCCTGCGGGGCCGGTCCGTCTCGGGCCACGGCACGGGGTCGGTGAGGAGCTGTACTCCCCCGTCCTCCCAGTCCACGTGGGGCGTGGGGCGGTCGATGTGCAGGGAGGCGGGCAGCTCTCCGTGGCGCATCGACATCACCATTTTGATGACGCCCGCGACGCCGGCTGCGGCCTGCGTGTGGCCGATGTTCGACTTCACCGAGCCGAGCCACAGCGGCCGGTCCGCCGGGCGGTCCTTGCCGTAGGTGGCGAGGAGCGCGTTGCCCTCGATGGGGTCGCCGAGCGTGGTGCCGGTGCCGTGTGCCTCCACGGCGTCGACGGCGTCGGGGGTGACGCGGGCGTTGGCGAGGGCCTGGCGGATCACCCGCTCCTGGGCGACGTCGTTGGGGGCGGTGAGGCCGTTGCTGGCGCCGTCCTGGTTGACGGCGGATCCGCGTACGACGCCGAGTACTTGGTGGCCGTTGCGGCGGGCGTCGGAGAGGCGTTCCAGGAGGATCAGGCCGACGCCCTCGGAGAATCCCGTACCGTCGGCCGCCTCGGCGAACGGCTTGCAGCGGCCGTCCGGGGCCAGGCCACGCTGGCGCGAGAACTCCACGAAGGCCGTGGGCGTGGACAGTACGGTGACGCCGCCCGCGAGGGCCAGGCCGCAGTCGCCCTGTCGCAGCGCCTGGCAGGCCAGGTGGATGGCGACCAGCGACGCGGAGCACGCCGTGTCGAGGGTCACCGCCGGGCCCTCCAGGCCGAAGGTGTACGCGATGCGGCCGGAGATGACGCTGGCCAGGGTGCCCGTGGTCGCGTACCCCTCGACCTCCGGCGGTACCTGCTCCCCCGACATGTGGTCCTGGCTGGACACCCCCGCGTACACCCCGGTGAGCGTGTCCCTGAGTGTGCCCGGGTCGATGCCCGCCCGCTCGAACAGCTCCCAGGCCACTTCGAGCAGTACGCGCTGCTGCGGGTCGGCGGCCAGCGCCTCGCGCGGGTTGACTCCGAAGA
The window above is part of the Streptomyces venezuelae genome. Proteins encoded here:
- a CDS encoding CGNR zinc finger domain-containing protein, with protein sequence MNLDHVFVCGHPALDFAATLRARRSARFEMFVTPERLNAWYLESGIVDAITPADESDVRAATTVREAVYRLLADRRIGDGFDPEALAVLNAAARRTPVTPQLSLAGRHNEATPDEALATVARLAVELLGGPDVPLLKECGNPECTRVYVDRSRGMRRQWCGMESCGNKIKAAAYRARKKTVA
- a CDS encoding helix-turn-helix transcriptional regulator, with amino-acid sequence MTRDACSAGVEPVERVELLERVELVERAGELAALRSAYEGAEGTRGSLVVLGGAVGTGKTAVLRAWTERVARDALVLTATACRAERDLPLGVLEQLVRCCPELPADTAERTLAWCDEAAASAPAPPTTQPDASRVSPTHVPPSATPHAPALRGLCEALRGLVAERPVLIAVDDAHHADAASLQCLLYVVRRLRSARLHVLFTEYVHQTADNALLGSEFAHEPALRRIRVEPLSKAGVGAVLARRFDRETAQDLTPVVHGMSAGHPLLVHALADDHRTTGRAGEAFGRAVLGFLYRHEAPVTEVARAVAVLGEQACPFPLGRLLDVDAASVARAVHQLTVAEVLHEGRLCHPAFGAAVLDGMPTEERRALHGRVAALLHEEGAPADEVAAHLVAADRSDTPWAVPVFEEAAQLALEDDRVEVGVAYLRAAYRRCRGATQQAAIVGALADAEWRLDPAKVLRHLPDRTAPPTTFPPTPLPLTLPTHLFWHGRVDEGLDAICALAGPNPAGAPPANAADLDTPWLWGAYLYPGHVKERLGSGVLAAQRSAPPAATPELQGAGTLMHDLLHGGESDPSDAVDAAERTLNRYRLGPRTVAVQTAALATLAYRDRPHRAAAWCDGLIAQAGERESPTWQAWFTAWRAFIHLRQGDPAAAQQRATTALDMLGPKGWGAAIGLPLAAAVQAKAALGDVDGAAALLERPVPQAVFQTRTGLHYLAARGRYHLATGCHYAALCDFYACGTRMSSWGVDVPAAEPWRLGAAEAYLALGESLLARQLVDEQMTLPAPADGRTWGMTLRLRAATSPGPDRIELLDEAVAVLRGAGDVFELARAVAEQSQAVREGGETERARLLARKAELLSRRWGGNTPPPVAGGHASPPPPAPAPGRAEPDAELTDAERRVAELAADGFTNREISRKLYVTVSTVEQHLTRIYRKLDVKRLDLQAVLG
- a CDS encoding type I polyketide synthase, coding for MPAGTGGTDGTDGKKGMPGTEDKLRHYLKRVTADLGQTRQRLRDVEERQREPIAVVAMACRYPGGVTSPEQLWDLVASQGDAIEAFPTDRGWDVGGLYHPDPDHPGTTYVREAGFLRDAARFDADFFGVNPREALAADPQQRVLLEVAWELFERAGIDPGTLRDTLTGVYAGVSSQDHMSGEQVPPEVEGYATTGTLASVISGRIAYTFGLEGPAVTLDTACSASLVAIHLACQALRQGDCGLALAGGVTVLSTPTAFVEFSRQRGLAPDGRCKPFAEAADGTGFSEGVGLILLERLSDARRNGHQVLGVVRGSAVNQDGASNGLTAPNDVAQERVIRQALANARVTPDAVDAVEAHGTGTTLGDPIEGNALLATYGKDRPADRPLWLGSVKSNIGHTQAAAGVAGVIKMVMSMRHGELPASLHIDRPTPHVDWEDGGVQLLTDPVPWPETDRPRRAGVSSFGISGTNAHLILEQAPAPTTTESAGPRQGGLVVPWVVSARSREALRAQARALAERAAETADPSDPSAPSDPVDTGWSLLRTRALHERRAVVLGADRAELTAGLEALAAEQPHPALVGPPPVPVGAGRDTVWLFSGQGSQVVGMGAGLYERFPVFAGAFDEVCGLLDVELGGSVREVVFGGPRERLDHTMWAQAGLFALQVGLARLWESVGVRPDVVVGHSIGEVAAAYVAGVFGLADACRVVGARARLMGGLPEGGAMCAVQATPEELAASLEDSAVSVAAVNTPDSTVISGPVDQVERIVGFWREKGRKTKALSVSHAFHSVLMEPMLDEFTEAIRGVEFCAPKVPLISNVTGKQAEAEITAPEYWAKHVRQAVLFQPAIAQVADRAGVFVELGPAPVLVTAAQHTLDDLADLADPQGGFEPVVTASLRSDLPDDVAFGHAMARLHTAGITVDWSGWFPSDPPPRTVDLPTYPFQGRRFWLADVAVPTVAAVSDGEEAGFWAAVEGADVQSLCDTLHLKDDAHRAALETVFPALSVWRRERRDRSTVDAWRYRVDWRRVDLPTPAPGTGGAWLVLAAEGAADTWSRTCVRALEETGVPVSLVEVGPGTGRAELAELVRSWQSTCAGDDTSLAGVLSLLALDDGTNADARRGSPGASASLALLQGLIDAAVEVPLWCATRGAVSCGDTDPVVSPEQAPVWGFGRVAALEHPELWGGLLDLPADPDTLDPAALYAVLCGDSGEDQVALRRGGVLGRRLVPDAPIGDETTGGRPPEGAVLVTGGVSRLTEQVVRWLAASGAAHVVLLDTAPDDGRGGRQDDRDGELAAEVEAHGCQFTLLRVPYEGHSHSHSDSRSHGLGRSQDLPRALAELTDVHIRTVIHTSLPGELAPLADVTPDALDAATAQAMELGDLAAAAGSVAWPGEVETVLYFSSVAATLGSREHGAYAAANAYLDALAQRHGGAGEGPRTVSVGWGIWDLPEDGDLARGAAGLSRRQGLPPLEPQLALGALHAVLDAGRGHSLVADIEWERFAPLFTLARPTRLLEEVPAARRIVDASADGAESAENASALRRELAALPVRERAGRLLDVVREQVAGVLRYEPGQEVEPERAFKDLGFDSLVVVELRNRLRAATGLRLPATLVYDYPTPRALAEHLLDRVLPDGGAGELPVAGHLDDLEEALAGLAVDDPRRKGLIRRLQTLLWKQPDAAAAPADEDGQGEADDLTAASADDMFALIDREWGTR